The genomic window CAAATCATCATCAATATGAACAGAAACACTCAACCTTTTGTCTACAATCTCCTTTTCAAAAAGCTCTATTATCCCCAGTATGGTTTCTTTAACTTTAACCTCTGAAATCTCCAGGATATAATCTGTATGTTCTAACCTTGATAACAGTAAAAACTGATCAAGGGATCTCTTCATTACATTGATATTGTTATAAATAACTGTGATAGCCTTTTCCAAAAGTTGGGGATCCTCAGAGATCTTTTTTTCCCTTAACATTTCAGAATAGGATAAAATCTTTGTCATCGGAGTTCTAAAATCATGGGCCATTGTGTCTATAACATCTGTCTTCATTTTGTTCAACGTTAAAAGTCTCTCATTTTTTAGCTTAAGTTCTTCATATAGTTGTACATAATTGCTTACTGCCTCCTTAAGTTTATTCTTTAGTTCCTCTTCATTCTTAGCAATCTTTAATACCATATTATCAAAAGCCTGTGATAGATGTTCTATCTCATCGTGTGTCTTTAGGTTTGTCTGAATGTTGTAATTATTATTCATCACCTGATTAGAAGCATCAGCTAATACCTTTATATGTTTTATAACCAAATTATTAACAAGAATCGTCACCGTAAAGATTATACTACTAAATGTAATAAAACCAAACAGATAAAACATCTTATTATTCAGGAGAATAGCTTCTCTGACTGAATTTAATGGTATAAACACAGATATCCCTCCCCTCAAATCACCCACTTTATACCCTTGGTAGTAATGACACTGTAAACATGACTCGTTGATATGCAAAGGAGCCATGTACCGGAAAACCGCTCCTATCTTAGGATCTTCAATAATTTCAGAAAACTCTTTCTCACCTTTTTTGAAGTACTTTATGGCTTTCTTTTCAAACTCATCGGGAGCATTTTCTGGATTTACCAACACATCGCTTGTAATATGAAACTTAAAACTAGCCATTCTGTTGGCATATTCAGAAAGCTCTTTTGTAGCTACAGCAGGAACAGGCTCTATTCTCCCCCTATTCTCAGCAACCCATTGTCTAGTAATAACGATCATCTTAAACAATGTTTCAGCTTGTATCTTAGCTTGATTAAAGAGTAGCTCCTTTTGATGATGCCAGACAATCATAATAAGAGGTGATATGATCAAGATGGTAACCAGTGATAAATAAATGACAAACTTCTTAATAAGTGTCATTCTTCTAACTTGTAACCAACACCAGAAACAGTCTTAAGATAAACCTGCCCTTTAGGATTTTTCTCTATCTTTTGCCTTATATGTTGGATGTGCACATCAATACTTCTGGACCATTTATAGAGGCTATCCTTACCCCACAGATCGTTTATCATTTTTTCCCTTGATACCACCTTGCCTTTATTTTTTAATAGATACACAAATATTTCAAACTCTTTTGGAGTAAAATTTATCTCCTCACCATCCTTTGTTACCCTCATATTTTCCATATCAACAGAAAATCCTTTATAGGCTAAAACCTTTGCTTCATCAGAAGAATTCACCTTACTACAAGCACATCTCCTAAGTATCGCCTTTACCCTTGCCAGTAATTCTATATTTTCAAAAGGTTTTGTAAGATAATCATCTGCACCATACTCCAGGCACAACACCTTATCTGTCACACTCTCTTTTGCGGATAAAATCAAAATTGGCATATTTGTCATCTTTCTGATATTTTTACAGACCTGCTCCCCTGATAGATCTGGAAGATTAAGGTCTAAAATCACCATATCGTATAAATGCTTTTTGAGCTTTTCTATGCCAGAAAACCCGTTGGCAGCAGTATCCACCTCATATCCTTCTAAATCAAGCAGGATTTTAAGCATATCTAAGATTTCATAATCATCATCTATAATTAAAATTTTACAGCTCATATATACTAAATATGATATTGTAAGATTTTATTCAAGAGAAAAATTAATTCAAACAACAAAAAACTACATTTTATAATTTATTATGAAATAAGTTGTTTTCATTAAAACATCCTTACAGCATCTATAAAAAATATTGATTTTATCAAAAATCAATATATAATATCATAAAATTCTATAGGAGTAGCAATTGATAGCAAAAGAAGGTTTTTCTTATGTTACAATATCTGGCACATTATTTCTCATTGTATTCTTTTTACCAAAATGGTTTTTTACACTGCTCTTTTTCTCTTTAACCGTTCTTTTTCTGATATTTTTTAGGGATCCTGAAAGGGATATACCAATAGAGAAAGGGATTGCGGTATCTGGTGCAGATGGTAAAGTCGTAGAGATAGGGGAAGAAGAGCTAAATGGGGAAAAGTTTTTGAAAATAAGTGTTTTTATGAACGTATTCAATGTACATGTTAACCGTGTTCCAGTCGATGGTGAAGTGGTAAGTGTGGAACACAGACCTGGTAAATTCATCTCGGCGGACAAAAAAGAGAGCTCCTTTGTAAATGAGCAAAATGTTATTACGATAAATTCCCAATACGGCAAAGTCGTTGTAAAACAGGTAGCCGGTTTTATAGCAAGAAGAACTGTATCATATCTTAAACCTGGTGATAAGGTAAGATTGGGAGATAGACTCGGTATAATAAAGTTTTCATCAAGGGTAGATCATTATTTCCCCCTTACAGCAAAGGTGAATGTTCAGATGGATGATGTAGTGGTGGCAGGGGAAAGCATTTTGGTGAGATTCCCAGTAGAAGAGGAAATTTAATGATCAGAAGAACATACGTTTTCCCAAACCTCATCACAATAATGTCGATGTTTGCAGGTTTTTACTCAATAATTGCATCACTTAATGACTTGTATGTAAATGCAGCATACGCTATTTTAGTATCTTTCGTATTTGATGGCCTTGATGGAAAAGTTGCACGACTGTTAAATGCCACCAGTGATTTTGGTGTGCAATTGGACTCTTTAAGTGATCTGGTTGCCTTTGGTGTAGCCCCAGCTGTTTTGATATACAAATGGCTCTTGATACCGTATGGAAGGATAGGTTGGATGGCTGCCTTTTTATTTGTAGCATGTGGTGCCCTAAGACTAGCAAGGTTTAATGTACAGGCTGGAAAAGTAGACAGTACATTCTTTGTTGGTTTACCAATACCCGCTGCTGCTGGTGTTATAGCTTCCAGTGTTTTGTTTGTAAAAGAGTTTTTCGGTGACCCTTACTTTTTTTCTATACCATTAGGCTTTGTTTTTCTCATCTATGCCCTTGCCTTCTTGATGGTGAGCAATTTCCCTTATTATAGTTTCAAAAAGGTTGAATGGATATCGGTAAAACCTTTCAATATATTGGTTAGCTTTGTCCTGGTAATTTTTTTACTAGGACTTTATCCTGAGGTAATGCTTTTTATATTCTTTGTAGCTTTCGCTATATCTGGTATTGTTACTAAGCTCCTACGACTCCATAATAAAAAGTCTGCTGTGTATTCTGAGTCTGGGACTAAACAAGTGTAACGTCTTAGAAAGATAAAAACAAAGGCCCCGGCTTAGAACAAGTCGGGGCTTTTTTTATAAATTACTTTTATGGAGGTAAGTTAAAATGAGCAGAAGAATTTTAATATTTGACACAACCCTTAGGGATGGTGAACAGGCACCTGGCTTTAGTATGAATGTGGAAGAAAAGGTCAAAATGGCTTTACAGTTGGAAAAACTTGGAGTTGATGTTATTGAAGCTGGATTTCCCATATCATCCCCCGGTGATTTCGAAGCAGTAAAAAGAGTAGCCCAAACAGTCAAAAATCCAATAGTAACAGGACTTTGTAGAGCCAATGAAAAGGATATTCAGGTGGGCTGGGATGCCCTAAAACACGCAGTAAGACCGAGGATACATACATTTATAGCAACATCAGACATACACATGAAACATAAGCTAAAAAAATCACCAGAAGAGGTTTTAGATATAGCTGTAAAAGCAGTGAAATTTGCAAGAAACCTTTGCGATGATGTAGAGTTTAGTGCAGAAGACGCCACTAGGAGTGATCTAGACTTTCTATGCAAAGTAGTGGAAGAGGTAATCAAAGCTGGGGCAAAAACTGTAAATTTACCAGATACAGTTGGCTATACAGTACCTATGGAATACGAAAAAATCATCTCCACTATTATGAACAGAGTACCAAACGTTGACAAAGCGGTCATCAGCGTCCATTGTCACAATGACTTAGGCTTAGCTGTAGCAAACTCACTCGCTGCGATAAAGGCTGGAGCAGGACAGGTGGAATGTACCATCAATGGTATTGGTGAAAGAGCAGGCAATTGCTCCTTAGAAGAAGTTGTTATGGCTCTTTACGTTAGAAAACCTCTTTTTGATGTGGAGGTAGGAGTTAATACAAAGGAGATATACAGATCAAGCAGGTTGCTTACATCCATCACTGGAGTAGATGTTCAACCCAACAAAGCCATCGTAGGTAAAAATGCCTTCGCCCACGAAGCTGGTATCCATCAGGACGGTGTATTAAAGGAAAGAACAACGTACGAGATAATGACACCAGAAAGCGTAGGCTACCCCTCCAACAAACTTGTTTTAGGCAAACACTCTGGCAGGCATGCATTTGTAGCAAGATTGAAAGAAATGGGGTTCGAACTCAACAATAATGAGATAGAAATCGCCTTTGCAAAGTTTAAAGAACTTGCTGACAAGAAAAAAGAGGTTTACGATGAGGATATAGCGGCAATTGTCGAAAATCAGATCTCCACCCACAAAGAGTTCTTCGCATTGGAATACCTGAATGTCACCAGCGGTAATACCTCTATCCCCACAGCCACTTTACAGGTATCCAACGAAAAGGGTGATATACTCACTGATGCCTCAATAGGTGATGGTCCGGTGGATGCATCCTTCAAAGCCATAGAAAGGGTTACAGGGGTTGAAGGGAGGCTAAAAACCTATAAGATACAAGCAGTCAGTGCAGGTAAAGATGCACAAGGGGAGGTTACCCTTAGCGTCGAATTTGAAAAATGTGGTTACGATATAACCGGTAAAGGTTACTCAACAGATATCGTTCAAGCAAGCGCCCTTGCATGGCTAAATGCCTTAAATAGATACCTATCAAGAAAACAACTATCAAAGGTAATAGAGGACAAAGGGGTATAAGTAAAAATATATTGAATTATTTTAAAAAGAGTGTATATTCATCTTTATCCGTGGGGGTGCCCAAAAGGCTGAGAAATACCCCTTGAACCTGATGCGGGTAATGCCGCCGAAGGGAATCGGGTGCTAAAATGCCATCCGTACCTACTTCAGGCGGATGGCATTTTTTTATATTAAACTCTGGAGAATGAGATGTTTAAAAATGAGATAACCATTGCAGGTAGAACATTTAGAAGTCGTTTGATGTTAGGTACTGGGAAGTTCCCATCAAGTAAAGTGATGAAAGAAGCCCTCGAAGAAAGTGGAGCAGAGATTATCACGGTAGCTCTTAGGAGAGTAGACATACAAAATGCCGAAGATGATATCCTCTCCCATATAGATACCCAAAAATACCTTTTACTTCCAAATACCTCAGGAGCAAGGGATGCCGAAGAAGCTGTAAGACTTGCACGTATTGCAAGAGCTGCTGGCTGTGAACCCTGGGTTAAACTTGAAGTCACACCAGATCCATACTATCTGTTACCGGATCCTATTGAAACCTTCAAAGCTGCCGAAATACTCATAAAAGATGGTTTCAAAGTGTTGCCCTATATAAATGCTGATCCCGTTTTAGCAAAAAGGTTAGAAGAGATAGGTTGCGCAACAGTGATGCCCTTAGGATCACCTATAGGTAGCAATAGAGGCATTAGAACAGTGGAAAATTTAAGAATCATTATAGAACAGGCAAATGTACCAGTTGTCGTGGATGCAGGTATAGGTGCTCCTAGCCATGCAGCCCTGGCCATAGAAATGGGAGCAGATGCCGTATTGGTAAATACTGCCATAGCTACAGCAGATAATCCTGTAGAGATGGCAAAGGCTTTTAAATATGCAGTGGAAGCAGCCTGTTTAGCGGTAAATGCAGGTATCCCCACAGAAAAACAAAGAGCAGAAGCATCTAGCCCCCTTACGGGTTTTCTGAGGGATTAGGAGGAGCCGACTATGAGTTTTGCTGATATAATAAAACAATATAACTGGCATGAAGTCAAAGATTTTATATACTCCAGAAAAAGGGAAGATGTAATAAAGTCTCTAAAAAAAATAAAATTAACAGAAGAAGATTTCGCTACACTTTTATCCCCTGCAGCAGAAGAGCTTTTGGAACAGATGGCAAAA from Calditerrivibrio sp. includes these protein-coding regions:
- a CDS encoding phosphatidylserine decarboxylase, with product MIAKEGFSYVTISGTLFLIVFFLPKWFFTLLFFSLTVLFLIFFRDPERDIPIEKGIAVSGADGKVVEIGEEELNGEKFLKISVFMNVFNVHVNRVPVDGEVVSVEHRPGKFISADKKESSFVNEQNVITINSQYGKVVVKQVAGFIARRTVSYLKPGDKVRLGDRLGIIKFSSRVDHYFPLTAKVNVQMDDVVVAGESILVRFPVEEEI
- a CDS encoding response regulator transcription factor, translated to MSCKILIIDDDYEILDMLKILLDLEGYEVDTAANGFSGIEKLKKHLYDMVILDLNLPDLSGEQVCKNIRKMTNMPILILSAKESVTDKVLCLEYGADDYLTKPFENIELLARVKAILRRCACSKVNSSDEAKVLAYKGFSVDMENMRVTKDGEEINFTPKEFEIFVYLLKNKGKVVSREKMINDLWGKDSLYKWSRSIDVHIQHIRQKIEKNPKGQVYLKTVSGVGYKLEE
- a CDS encoding thiazole synthase, which encodes MFKNEITIAGRTFRSRLMLGTGKFPSSKVMKEALEESGAEIITVALRRVDIQNAEDDILSHIDTQKYLLLPNTSGARDAEEAVRLARIARAAGCEPWVKLEVTPDPYYLLPDPIETFKAAEILIKDGFKVLPYINADPVLAKRLEEIGCATVMPLGSPIGSNRGIRTVENLRIIIEQANVPVVVDAGIGAPSHAALAIEMGADAVLVNTAIATADNPVEMAKAFKYAVEAACLAVNAGIPTEKQRAEASSPLTGFLRD
- a CDS encoding 2-isopropylmalate synthase; translated protein: MSRRILIFDTTLRDGEQAPGFSMNVEEKVKMALQLEKLGVDVIEAGFPISSPGDFEAVKRVAQTVKNPIVTGLCRANEKDIQVGWDALKHAVRPRIHTFIATSDIHMKHKLKKSPEEVLDIAVKAVKFARNLCDDVEFSAEDATRSDLDFLCKVVEEVIKAGAKTVNLPDTVGYTVPMEYEKIISTIMNRVPNVDKAVISVHCHNDLGLAVANSLAAIKAGAGQVECTINGIGERAGNCSLEEVVMALYVRKPLFDVEVGVNTKEIYRSSRLLTSITGVDVQPNKAIVGKNAFAHEAGIHQDGVLKERTTYEIMTPESVGYPSNKLVLGKHSGRHAFVARLKEMGFELNNNEIEIAFAKFKELADKKKEVYDEDIAAIVENQISTHKEFFALEYLNVTSGNTSIPTATLQVSNEKGDILTDASIGDGPVDASFKAIERVTGVEGRLKTYKIQAVSAGKDAQGEVTLSVEFEKCGYDITGKGYSTDIVQASALAWLNALNRYLSRKQLSKVIEDKGV
- the pssA gene encoding CDP-diacylglycerol--serine O-phosphatidyltransferase — translated: MIRRTYVFPNLITIMSMFAGFYSIIASLNDLYVNAAYAILVSFVFDGLDGKVARLLNATSDFGVQLDSLSDLVAFGVAPAVLIYKWLLIPYGRIGWMAAFLFVACGALRLARFNVQAGKVDSTFFVGLPIPAAAGVIASSVLFVKEFFGDPYFFSIPLGFVFLIYALAFLMVSNFPYYSFKKVEWISVKPFNILVSFVLVIFLLGLYPEVMLFIFFVAFAISGIVTKLLRLHNKKSAVYSESGTKQV
- a CDS encoding DUF3365 domain-containing protein yields the protein MTLIKKFVIYLSLVTILIISPLIMIVWHHQKELLFNQAKIQAETLFKMIVITRQWVAENRGRIEPVPAVATKELSEYANRMASFKFHITSDVLVNPENAPDEFEKKAIKYFKKGEKEFSEIIEDPKIGAVFRYMAPLHINESCLQCHYYQGYKVGDLRGGISVFIPLNSVREAILLNNKMFYLFGFITFSSIIFTVTILVNNLVIKHIKVLADASNQVMNNNYNIQTNLKTHDEIEHLSQAFDNMVLKIAKNEEELKNKLKEAVSNYVQLYEELKLKNERLLTLNKMKTDVIDTMAHDFRTPMTKILSYSEMLREKKISEDPQLLEKAITVIYNNINVMKRSLDQFLLLSRLEHTDYILEISEVKVKETILGIIELFEKEIVDKRLSVSVHIDDDLIINTDEEVFFHIFKNIISNSIKYNKESGKIIVSSKQDKDGRITIEVYDTGLGIRKEEVDKIFNRFYRGSNVKHTLPGTGLGMSIVYQSTLKLGWSIDVESEEGEYTRVIITIPYDG